One part of the Salinimonas iocasae genome encodes these proteins:
- a CDS encoding N-acetylmuramoyl-L-alanine amidase, translating into MLRLFILIIFTGLLAAPLQAAQNKINALRVAPGPDKTRVVFDLSQTPQFTYFSLSNPNRLVIDLANTSDTADLAATGDTGSLVRRLRYSTPKNPQSARIVVDLNRKTDPEIFAIAPSGDYGHRLVVDLPGQSVSSSSQATGVLIDSANNTRDRDIIVAIDAGHGGNDPGSIGPSGTYEKHITLSIAKKLAALVDAEQGMRSVLVRDGDYYIYPTKRPEIARQKKADLLISIHADAFSQPEPRGGSVWVLSMRRADSELGRWLEKTERHSELLGGAAEVISDNASERYLAETIIGLSMDHSMSASYDLSEKVIGEMKKVTRLHKRAPQAASFAVLTAPDIPSILVEVGFISNPQEEKNLLWEEYRERLARSMFNATKRYFKQVPPDGTLWASYRERNRTHKVRSGESLSLLAQRYNVKVSSIKEANDLNNDVVRIGQVLTIPST; encoded by the coding sequence ATGTTGCGCTTATTTATTCTTATCATATTTACGGGGCTTCTGGCCGCGCCACTCCAGGCTGCGCAAAATAAAATTAATGCGCTGCGAGTAGCGCCGGGCCCTGATAAAACCCGGGTGGTTTTTGATTTATCACAGACACCGCAATTTACCTATTTTTCCTTATCCAACCCCAACCGGCTGGTAATCGATCTGGCTAATACCAGTGATACCGCTGATTTGGCAGCAACCGGCGATACCGGTTCACTGGTGCGGCGATTGCGTTATTCAACGCCCAAAAATCCTCAGTCTGCGCGAATTGTTGTCGACCTTAACCGAAAAACAGATCCAGAGATTTTTGCCATTGCACCATCTGGCGATTATGGACATCGTCTGGTAGTTGACTTACCAGGCCAGTCTGTATCTTCCTCCTCACAGGCAACAGGCGTATTGATTGATAGCGCTAACAACACCCGGGACCGGGATATTATCGTTGCAATCGATGCCGGTCACGGTGGTAATGACCCGGGTTCTATTGGCCCTTCAGGCACCTACGAAAAACATATTACGTTGAGTATAGCGAAAAAGCTGGCCGCGCTGGTTGATGCTGAGCAGGGCATGCGTTCCGTGTTAGTCAGGGACGGTGATTACTATATTTATCCGACAAAACGCCCGGAAATTGCCCGACAGAAAAAAGCAGATTTACTTATATCCATTCACGCTGATGCGTTTAGTCAGCCGGAACCGCGCGGTGGCTCGGTGTGGGTACTGTCCATGCGTCGGGCTGACTCTGAGCTGGGTCGCTGGCTTGAGAAAACTGAGCGGCATTCTGAGCTGCTGGGCGGGGCTGCAGAGGTTATTTCTGACAACGCCAGCGAGCGCTACCTGGCGGAAACCATCATCGGTTTATCGATGGATCATTCAATGTCAGCAAGTTACGATCTTAGCGAAAAAGTCATTGGCGAAATGAAAAAGGTTACCCGCTTACACAAACGCGCGCCCCAGGCGGCCAGCTTCGCAGTGCTCACTGCGCCGGATATTCCCTCAATTCTGGTTGAGGTCGGCTTTATTTCGAATCCGCAGGAAGAAAAAAATCTGTTGTGGGAAGAGTATCGGGAGCGACTTGCCCGATCTATGTTCAATGCGACCAAACGTTATTTCAAACAGGTGCCGCCCGATGGTACCCTGTGGGCTTCTTACAGAGAACGCAACCGTACTCATAAAGTACGCAGTGGTGAGTCCTTATCGTTGCTGGCACAGCGTTACAATGTCAAAGTCAGCAGCATCAAAGAAGCCAATGACCTCAATAATGACGTGGTCAGAATTGGCCAGGTACTTACCATTCCCAGCACCTAA
- the mutL gene encoding DNA mismatch repair endonuclease MutL translates to MPIQLLPPRLANQIAAGEVVERPASVVKELIENSLDAGATRIELEIERGGHKRIRLRDNGGGIAKDELKLALSRHATSKIATLDDLEQILSLGFRGEALASISSVSRLSLTSKTPEQSEAWQASCEGREMDVSIVPAAHPDGTTIDVADLFYNTPARRKFLRTEKTEYQHIEDVVKRIALSHPQVGFTLKHNNKVMRRFAAVKPENQAQRLAQVVGQKFVDNATALVLEHQGMKIQAWLGNHNMLRSSNDCQFSFVNDRGMRDKLILHAIRQAYEMSYGAVEQPAFVFYLTVNPKDVDVNVHPAKHEVRFQQSRLVHDFICKAVFDALCEECGVSSAVSTTMDTSITHDYIRPLTSKHADVAERQPAAPQYASNSSGNRGSGGSSVSHRERQAPAYSADYHTNFNQLMTPKSDTQSPETHSGGALQLNLHHRLVHEKNTVALLKATELLPLWWQHVLDHSRTSQPLLMPVAVDPDNICESTIAYLNEIGFVINNAAGKLRLQQVPAGSRHLPWVSVFPHLVSLAADDNQTLASQLSALDIEWPDEVITHIWQWFDNLPLSQQSEMSSSMGKATGVAQLVEKWGILNE, encoded by the coding sequence TTGCCCATTCAACTGTTACCGCCACGTCTGGCCAACCAAATTGCCGCTGGTGAAGTGGTTGAGCGCCCCGCTTCTGTTGTTAAGGAGCTGATAGAAAACAGCCTGGATGCCGGGGCAACCCGCATCGAGCTTGAAATTGAGCGCGGCGGTCATAAACGGATCAGACTCAGAGATAACGGCGGCGGCATTGCAAAAGATGAGCTGAAGCTCGCGTTAAGTCGTCATGCAACCAGCAAAATCGCTACGCTTGATGATCTTGAGCAAATCTTATCACTTGGCTTTCGTGGTGAAGCGCTGGCCAGTATCAGTTCAGTCAGCCGTTTGTCGCTGACCTCGAAAACACCGGAGCAGTCCGAGGCCTGGCAGGCCAGTTGCGAAGGGCGCGAAATGGATGTGTCTATCGTGCCTGCTGCGCATCCCGACGGTACGACGATAGATGTTGCAGACCTGTTTTATAACACGCCAGCCAGACGCAAATTTCTGCGTACAGAGAAAACCGAGTATCAGCATATTGAGGACGTGGTTAAACGTATTGCACTAAGCCACCCCCAGGTCGGATTTACATTAAAGCATAATAATAAAGTAATGCGACGTTTTGCTGCGGTGAAGCCGGAAAATCAGGCGCAACGACTGGCTCAGGTGGTGGGCCAAAAGTTTGTTGATAATGCGACAGCGTTGGTGCTTGAACATCAGGGCATGAAAATTCAGGCCTGGTTAGGCAACCACAATATGCTCAGAAGCAGTAACGACTGTCAGTTTAGTTTTGTCAACGACAGGGGCATGCGCGATAAACTGATTCTTCACGCGATTCGACAGGCTTATGAGATGAGCTATGGTGCGGTTGAGCAACCGGCTTTTGTTTTTTACCTGACGGTCAATCCAAAAGATGTCGATGTTAATGTGCACCCGGCAAAGCACGAAGTACGGTTTCAGCAAAGCCGTCTGGTTCATGATTTCATCTGTAAGGCTGTGTTTGATGCACTTTGTGAAGAATGCGGCGTAAGTTCTGCTGTCAGCACAACGATGGATACATCAATAACGCACGACTATATTCGTCCGCTCACATCAAAACATGCCGATGTGGCCGAACGCCAGCCCGCTGCACCTCAATATGCCTCGAATTCTTCGGGTAATCGAGGCTCGGGTGGTTCTTCGGTAAGTCACCGAGAGAGACAAGCACCTGCTTACAGCGCAGATTACCACACCAATTTTAACCAGCTGATGACGCCAAAGAGCGACACACAGAGTCCTGAAACGCACTCTGGTGGGGCGCTACAGCTGAATTTACATCATCGACTCGTTCACGAAAAAAACACTGTTGCACTGTTAAAGGCCACTGAGCTGTTACCTTTGTGGTGGCAGCATGTATTAGACCATAGTCGTACTTCTCAACCGCTGTTGATGCCCGTGGCGGTAGACCCTGATAATATCTGCGAATCGACGATAGCATACCTCAATGAGATCGGATTTGTTATTAACAACGCGGCTGGCAAACTGCGATTGCAACAGGTGCCCGCTGGCAGTCGCCATTTGCCCTGGGTGTCGGTTTTCCCGCATTTGGTAAGCCTTGCTGCGGACGATAATCAAACACTGGCAAGTCAGTTATCAGCACTTGATATTGAATGGCCTGATGAGGTGATAACGCACATCTGGCAGTGGTTTGATAACCTGCCATTGTCGCAACAAAGTGAAATGTCGTCGTCAATGGGCAAAGCGACAGGGGTTGCGCAACTGGTTGAAAAGTGGGGCATATTAAATGAGTGA
- the tsaE gene encoding tRNA (adenosine(37)-N6)-threonylcarbamoyltransferase complex ATPase subunit type 1 TsaE — MTFPTFKFDVADEQRTQAIAQNLADAVKKASPQGVVIHLEGDLGAGKTTFSRYFIQTLGHSGAVKSPTYTLVEPYELDEVNVYHFDLYRLADPEELEFMGIRDYFGTNTVCLVEWPERGGALLATADITITIKLEENIRCFTLTAEGEVGAGILTVAFACEA, encoded by the coding sequence ATGACATTTCCAACCTTTAAGTTTGATGTTGCTGATGAGCAGCGTACTCAGGCGATCGCACAAAACCTGGCTGACGCCGTAAAAAAAGCGTCGCCGCAGGGAGTCGTTATCCATCTTGAAGGTGACCTGGGGGCTGGAAAAACCACATTCAGCCGCTACTTCATCCAGACTCTGGGGCATTCAGGTGCTGTTAAGAGTCCGACTTATACGCTGGTGGAACCTTATGAACTGGATGAAGTCAATGTATATCATTTCGATCTTTACCGGCTGGCAGACCCTGAAGAACTGGAGTTTATGGGGATCAGGGACTATTTTGGAACTAATACGGTGTGTCTGGTGGAATGGCCAGAGCGCGGGGGCGCGCTGTTGGCAACTGCAGATATAACGATTACTATTAAACTTGAAGAAAACATTCGCTGCTTTACGCTTACAGCTGAAGGCGAAGTGGGAGCCGGGATACTCACGGTTGCCTTTGCCTGCGAAGCCTGA
- the hemE gene encoding uroporphyrinogen decarboxylase yields the protein MSDSTDTSPSHLANDRYLRALSKQPVDMTPVWMMRQAGRYLPEYKATRAQAGDFMSLCRNAELACEVTLQPLRRFELDAAILFSDILTIPDAMGLGLYFEAGEGPKFQRPLTNQRDIEKLGIPDPEGELQYVMNAVRTIRRELKGEVPLIGFSGSPWTLATYMIEGGSSKAFTKIKKMAFADPQALHLLLDKLADAVIAYLNAQIAAGAQSVMVFDTWGGVLSPRDYNLFSLQYMAKIVDGLTRHNDGRKVPVTLFTKNGGMWLESIAATGCDAVGLDWTINIDEARARIGDKVALQGNMDPSMLYASPERIEDEVADILEKYGTGSGHVFNLGHGIHLDVPPENAGVFVEAVHRLSKPYHSGQ from the coding sequence ATGTCCGATTCGACTGACACATCACCCAGCCATCTTGCTAATGACCGCTATCTTAGAGCGTTATCGAAACAGCCGGTGGATATGACTCCTGTATGGATGATGCGTCAGGCAGGGCGCTATCTGCCTGAGTACAAAGCAACGCGCGCGCAGGCCGGTGATTTTATGTCGCTTTGCCGCAATGCCGAACTGGCGTGTGAAGTCACCCTGCAACCGCTGCGACGTTTCGAACTGGACGCTGCCATTCTGTTTTCAGATATTCTGACAATTCCTGATGCTATGGGGCTTGGACTGTATTTTGAAGCTGGTGAAGGGCCTAAGTTTCAGCGTCCACTGACAAATCAGCGTGACATTGAAAAGTTGGGTATACCTGATCCAGAAGGTGAGCTTCAGTACGTGATGAATGCCGTGCGCACTATCCGCAGGGAACTAAAAGGGGAAGTGCCCCTTATTGGTTTTTCAGGTAGTCCCTGGACACTGGCTACCTACATGATTGAAGGTGGCTCAAGTAAGGCATTTACAAAAATTAAGAAAATGGCATTTGCAGACCCTCAAGCACTGCACTTGCTATTGGATAAGCTGGCCGATGCGGTTATTGCGTATCTTAATGCTCAGATAGCTGCGGGTGCCCAATCGGTAATGGTATTCGATACGTGGGGCGGTGTGTTGTCTCCCCGTGACTACAACTTATTTTCTTTGCAGTATATGGCGAAGATTGTTGACGGTTTGACCAGGCATAACGATGGTCGCAAGGTCCCGGTAACACTGTTTACCAAAAATGGTGGTATGTGGCTGGAGTCTATCGCAGCGACGGGTTGCGATGCAGTGGGCCTGGACTGGACAATTAACATTGATGAAGCGCGTGCCCGAATTGGCGATAAGGTTGCGCTGCAGGGGAATATGGACCCGTCAATGCTATACGCCAGCCCTGAGAGAATAGAAGATGAAGTGGCTGACATTCTCGAAAAGTACGGAACAGGGAGTGGCCATGTGTTTAATCTTGGCCATGGTATCCACCTGGATGTCCCGCCAGAAAACGCAGGCGTGTTTGTCGAAGCGGTTCACCGGTTAAGTAAACCGTATCATAGCGGGCAGTAA
- a CDS encoding NAD(P)H-hydrate dehydratase, producing the protein MLDTQLTSSLSYKLYRADEVRGNEQDAASKSGCEMFTLMERAGEAVFRQCQHLLPNTEVYLVLVGQGNNAGDGYVAACNARQAGKRVIVCAVEPERKLEGDAGRAQQNWLDTGGSIEAFDEEKLSSAGLVIDALLGTGINTYIRNEFAHIIDKVNEADVPVVSIDVPSGLDANSGQSMGRCIQADVTVTLVGIKPGLTTGAGKQSCGQLVFEDLGISKAFSAIAKPFASWLDIEQFKGMGPRDIHSHKGTYGRLLCIGGNKGTAGAIRLASEAALRAGAGMVRAYVHDKSIIQVSAGRPELMVTSEALEDALQWATCVVIGPGLGQDDWAQHAFEVAMKHCQSEQKPMVIDADALNLLSRQATAFTISSCILTPHAGEAARLLGVSVDDVETERFNYAKQCAERYHATCVLKGAGTIIDNESSVAVCRHGNPAMATAGSGDVLSGILGALLAQGLDTELASRYGVTLHARAGDDLAARDGQRGMLASDLFSAVRALMNQ; encoded by the coding sequence ATGCTAGATACTCAACTGACCTCAAGTTTATCATATAAACTTTATCGTGCCGATGAAGTCCGCGGCAATGAGCAGGACGCTGCCAGCAAAAGCGGCTGTGAAATGTTCACGCTGATGGAAAGAGCCGGAGAAGCAGTATTCAGACAATGCCAGCATCTGTTACCAAACACTGAAGTCTATCTGGTGTTGGTCGGACAGGGTAATAACGCCGGTGATGGCTATGTTGCGGCATGTAATGCACGTCAGGCAGGAAAGCGGGTAATTGTCTGTGCGGTGGAGCCCGAGCGAAAGCTCGAAGGTGATGCAGGCAGAGCGCAGCAAAACTGGCTGGACACCGGCGGCAGCATTGAAGCATTTGACGAAGAAAAACTAAGTAGCGCCGGTTTAGTTATTGATGCACTGCTGGGTACCGGCATCAATACCTACATTCGAAATGAGTTCGCCCATATCATTGATAAAGTCAATGAGGCGGATGTGCCGGTTGTCAGTATTGATGTGCCCTCTGGCCTGGATGCAAACAGCGGTCAGTCTATGGGGCGATGTATACAGGCTGACGTTACTGTCACGCTGGTGGGGATTAAGCCAGGCCTGACCACCGGCGCGGGCAAGCAGTCATGTGGGCAGCTGGTATTTGAAGATTTGGGTATATCAAAAGCGTTTTCTGCCATTGCTAAACCTTTCGCAAGCTGGCTTGATATCGAGCAGTTCAAGGGCATGGGCCCACGCGATATTCACAGTCATAAGGGCACTTATGGCCGGTTGCTGTGTATCGGAGGAAACAAGGGTACAGCGGGCGCTATCAGGCTAGCCAGTGAGGCCGCCTTACGCGCCGGCGCTGGAATGGTAAGGGCTTATGTACATGATAAGTCGATTATTCAGGTCAGCGCTGGCCGCCCGGAATTAATGGTAACCAGCGAAGCCCTTGAAGATGCATTGCAATGGGCGACGTGCGTGGTTATCGGACCAGGCCTGGGGCAGGATGACTGGGCTCAGCACGCGTTCGAAGTCGCCATGAAACATTGCCAGAGTGAGCAAAAACCGATGGTGATAGATGCTGACGCCCTGAACCTGTTGAGCAGGCAGGCAACCGCATTTACTATTTCATCATGTATACTGACACCACACGCCGGTGAAGCCGCGCGATTATTAGGTGTATCGGTTGATGACGTAGAAACCGAGCGGTTTAACTATGCCAAGCAGTGCGCTGAGCGCTATCATGCGACATGCGTGCTAAAAGGGGCTGGCACCATCATTGATAATGAAAGCTCGGTAGCAGTTTGCCGGCACGGAAATCCGGCCATGGCGACAGCAGGTAGCGGTGACGTGTTAAGTGGCATATTAGGGGCGTTGCTGGCACAGGGGCTCGATACAGAGTTGGCCAGCCGCTATGGTGTAACCCTGCATGCCAGAGCCGGGGATGATCTGGCTGCCCGTGACGGTCAGCGCGGCATGCTGGCCAGCGATCTGTTTAGTGCAGTCAGAGCCCTTATGAATCAGTAG
- the rsd gene encoding sigma D regulator — MIEIASKFVLISGSVILMEHSSGFLIIQLVRGTMLSQQEELQQKWGGRSSAIDQWLEARKTFLIRYCALAKPDKNATTEQRESDIVEFCNLLMDYLSAGHFEIYDMLISEDASGQRLRQQSYPQLARTTDYALRFQDRYAVQASPQYTVGFTADLAELGETLETRFALEDKLIHHMLEHYGGKQIQHVHQQQADVR; from the coding sequence ATGATTGAAATCGCCAGCAAATTTGTACTGATTAGTGGCAGTGTTATACTCATGGAACATTCAAGCGGTTTCCTAATCATACAACTTGTGCGAGGCACTATGCTTAGTCAACAGGAAGAACTGCAACAAAAATGGGGTGGGCGCTCGTCGGCTATCGATCAATGGCTGGAAGCACGCAAAACCTTTCTTATTCGCTACTGCGCGTTAGCAAAGCCGGACAAAAATGCCACTACAGAACAGCGTGAATCTGATATTGTAGAATTCTGTAATCTGTTGATGGATTATTTATCAGCAGGTCATTTTGAGATATACGATATGCTGATAAGTGAAGACGCATCCGGGCAGCGATTAAGACAACAATCTTACCCACAGTTGGCTCGCACTACAGATTACGCGCTGCGTTTTCAGGACAGATATGCTGTTCAGGCTTCACCACAGTATACTGTTGGCTTTACCGCCGATCTGGCCGAGCTGGGCGAAACGCTTGAAACCCGGTTTGCGCTGGAAGATAAGTTGATTCACCACATGCTAGAGCACTATGGTGGCAAACAAATACAGCATGTACATCAGCAACAGGCTGACGTTCGTTAG
- a CDS encoding DapH/DapD/GlmU-related protein encodes MDLTTFLNALNSGDKITAGSPVHQFMHGLSQQALQITAKINNQYQTPETLTELLSELTGRAVSSTVRVFPPLHSDCGKNLTFGENIFINAGCKFQDQGGIHIGSGAFIGHNVVFASLNHDPDPSQRGNMIPGRITIGENVWIGANATILAGVSVGDGAIVAAGAVVTRDVAANTVVGGVPANFIKQLD; translated from the coding sequence GTGGACCTCACTACATTTCTGAACGCACTGAATAGCGGTGATAAAATTACCGCAGGCTCACCTGTACATCAGTTCATGCATGGCCTGAGTCAACAGGCTTTACAAATTACTGCAAAGATAAATAATCAATATCAGACACCCGAAACCCTGACAGAATTACTCAGTGAGTTAACCGGCAGAGCGGTCAGTTCTACAGTGAGGGTTTTTCCGCCATTACACAGCGACTGTGGAAAAAACCTGACATTTGGTGAAAACATTTTTATCAATGCAGGATGTAAATTTCAGGACCAGGGAGGCATCCATATCGGCTCGGGCGCTTTTATCGGACACAATGTGGTTTTTGCATCGTTAAATCACGACCCGGATCCCTCGCAACGGGGAAATATGATACCGGGAAGAATCACTATCGGAGAAAATGTCTGGATAGGGGCTAATGCGACTATTCTGGCAGGTGTGAGTGTTGGAGATGGGGCAATAGTAGCCGCAGGAGCCGTCGTCACCAGAGATGTTGCTGCAAATACGGTGGTGGGTGGAGTACCGGCAAATTTTATTAAGCAGCTCGACTAA
- a CDS encoding chemotaxis protein CheX has protein sequence MNAEFVNPFITGLLNVLETMAQTTLKPGKPKRKQSEIAKGDVSGLIGMVGPQVKGSLSITFDEELALTIMERMVGERPDTIDGEVGDMVGEVVNMICGNAKRDLSERGFEFGMATPIVVSGKQHTISHQVDGPKLIMPFHSEEGMAHLEICFDK, from the coding sequence ATGAATGCAGAGTTCGTAAACCCGTTTATCACCGGATTGCTCAATGTTTTGGAAACCATGGCACAAACGACGTTAAAGCCGGGAAAACCTAAGCGAAAACAATCTGAAATTGCCAAAGGCGATGTATCCGGCCTAATCGGAATGGTCGGCCCACAGGTAAAAGGTTCACTCTCCATCACATTCGATGAAGAACTTGCGTTAACGATCATGGAACGCATGGTTGGCGAGCGACCCGATACAATAGACGGAGAAGTGGGCGATATGGTGGGTGAAGTCGTAAATATGATTTGTGGCAACGCAAAGCGAGACCTGTCTGAGCGTGGCTTTGAATTTGGCATGGCGACGCCTATTGTCGTCTCCGGAAAGCAACATACCATCAGCCACCAGGTGGACGGGCCTAAACTCATTATGCCTTTTCATAGCGAAGAAGGTATGGCACATCTGGAAATCTGTTTTGACAAATAA
- the nudC gene encoding NAD(+) diphosphatase, with protein MMNDLSEQDLLSYRGEWMVFWRDKVLVDDNGALPQGAWSQLTSLHHYAAQVQSLPPLEQTDTPPPALPVLDIGAEHVDIQGWQWVSLRQILTGATAFHYKEYSRAWQYVHFLRTHRYCGQCGGHTETISWEMAVQCRQCRHRAYPRVSPCIIVAIYRDDEILLARGVRHKDPQMYSTLAGFVESGETLEQALHREVFEEVGIRIKNEEYFESQAWPFPHSLMVGYIAEYAGGEINIDEREIVDAHWFNIQDLPKIPPTMSVAGRLINAVVARHRS; from the coding sequence ATGATGAATGACTTAAGCGAGCAGGATTTGCTTAGCTACCGCGGAGAGTGGATGGTTTTTTGGCGCGATAAGGTGCTGGTTGATGATAACGGGGCCTTACCACAAGGAGCCTGGTCGCAACTTACTTCCTTACATCATTACGCTGCCCAGGTACAGTCTTTGCCGCCCCTAGAGCAAACAGACACGCCGCCACCAGCGTTACCCGTGCTGGACATCGGCGCTGAGCACGTGGATATCCAGGGGTGGCAATGGGTATCGCTGCGACAAATTCTGACCGGCGCAACAGCATTTCATTACAAAGAATATTCACGGGCATGGCAGTATGTTCACTTTTTGCGAACGCATCGCTATTGTGGTCAGTGCGGTGGTCACACTGAAACGATTAGCTGGGAGATGGCCGTGCAGTGCCGTCAGTGCAGGCATCGTGCTTATCCACGCGTTTCCCCCTGTATTATTGTTGCAATTTATCGCGACGATGAGATTTTGCTTGCCCGTGGTGTCAGGCATAAAGATCCGCAGATGTACTCCACGCTTGCCGGCTTTGTTGAAAGTGGCGAAACGCTTGAGCAGGCGTTGCACCGCGAAGTTTTTGAAGAGGTCGGGATTCGTATCAAAAATGAAGAGTATTTTGAAAGTCAGGCCTGGCCATTCCCGCATTCTCTCATGGTTGGATATATTGCAGAGTATGCGGGTGGAGAAATTAACATTGATGAACGCGAAATTGTTGACGCGCATTGGTTCAACATTCAGGATCTGCCAAAAATCCCGCCGACAATGTCTGTCGCCGGCCGACTGATCAATGCTGTGGTAGCGCGGCACCGGTCGTAA
- the queG gene encoding tRNA epoxyqueuosine(34) reductase QueG — protein sequence MSGIHSIDLGRLADDIKAWGRALGFQQVGISDIDLSKHEAHLQQWLDNGYHGEMDYMAAHGMKRARPAELLPGTLRVISVRMDYLPPDASFATHLRNDQVGYISRYALGRDYHKVLRKKLKQLGQKITETFSDTQFRPFVDSAPVLEHAIAEKAGLGWTGKHSLTLNRDAGSWFFLGELFVNLPLPTDSPVEEGCGTCNACITMCPTGAIVAPYQVDARKCISYLTIEHDGLIPESLRPLMGNRIYGCDDCQLVCPYNRFADITEQEDFHPRKVLHGQSLVTLFNWDEDTFLKNTEGSPIRRIGHAKWQRNIAVAMGNAKYDADIVKALEAARPVADALVKPHIEWALSRQKESASHQNDNRQLARLTRVVEKGLPRDA from the coding sequence ATGTCCGGAATTCATTCAATAGATTTAGGTCGGTTAGCAGACGATATCAAGGCTTGGGGCCGCGCGCTAGGCTTTCAGCAAGTTGGCATCAGCGATATCGATCTGTCTAAACATGAAGCTCACCTGCAACAATGGTTAGATAACGGCTACCATGGCGAGATGGATTACATGGCTGCGCACGGTATGAAGCGCGCTCGCCCGGCCGAGCTACTTCCCGGAACCCTTCGCGTTATCAGTGTGCGGATGGATTATCTCCCTCCCGATGCCTCTTTTGCCACCCACCTTAGAAACGACCAGGTCGGGTATATCAGCCGATATGCTCTGGGACGCGATTACCACAAGGTACTACGCAAAAAACTCAAACAGCTGGGTCAGAAAATTACTGAAACATTTTCTGATACTCAGTTCCGCCCCTTTGTCGACTCGGCGCCCGTTCTGGAACATGCTATAGCAGAAAAAGCGGGGCTCGGCTGGACAGGTAAGCATAGTCTGACGTTAAATCGTGATGCCGGCTCCTGGTTCTTTTTGGGAGAATTGTTCGTTAATCTGCCTTTACCTACAGATTCACCTGTCGAAGAAGGCTGTGGAACCTGTAACGCATGTATCACCATGTGTCCCACCGGCGCTATTGTCGCTCCCTATCAGGTTGACGCGCGTAAATGTATCTCTTATCTGACCATTGAACATGACGGCCTCATCCCGGAATCTTTACGCCCGCTGATGGGTAACCGGATATATGGTTGTGACGATTGCCAGTTAGTATGCCCCTATAACCGGTTCGCAGATATTACCGAACAGGAAGACTTTCACCCGAGGAAGGTTTTGCACGGTCAGTCATTGGTTACTTTATTTAACTGGGATGAGGATACCTTTCTTAAGAACACTGAAGGCTCGCCGATCCGCCGTATCGGCCATGCAAAGTGGCAAAGAAACATTGCCGTCGCGATGGGGAACGCCAAATATGATGCAGATATTGTGAAGGCGCTGGAAGCTGCGCGTCCGGTAGCCGATGCATTGGTAAAGCCACATATCGAATGGGCCCTATCACGCCAGAAAGAAAGCGCTTCTCACCAGAACGACAATCGCCAGCTAGCCCGACTGACTCGCGTGGTCGAAAAAGGGTTACCCCGGGACGCCTGA
- a CDS encoding transcriptional repressor: MNNSTLLNKARAFCEQRGARFTPLREKVYEILLGKHGPMGAYELLDALKETESSAKPATVYRALDFLLEFGFIHRLESTNAFVACHHFGCNHPVQFLICDSCGDVAEIQSQGLQSTLDKQAQEHGFSVTTQTIEAHGLCADCQKAEQSAVQEAQ; the protein is encoded by the coding sequence ATGAACAACTCAACATTGTTAAACAAAGCCCGGGCCTTTTGTGAACAACGTGGCGCCCGTTTTACCCCCTTACGCGAAAAAGTTTATGAAATTCTGTTAGGTAAACACGGGCCTATGGGCGCTTACGAGCTTCTGGACGCTTTAAAAGAGACAGAGTCCAGCGCCAAGCCGGCAACCGTTTACAGAGCACTGGATTTTCTTCTGGAATTTGGCTTCATCCACCGCCTTGAGTCTACCAATGCGTTTGTTGCCTGCCATCACTTTGGCTGCAACCATCCGGTTCAGTTTCTTATCTGCGACAGCTGCGGAGATGTCGCTGAAATACAGTCTCAGGGCCTTCAGTCCACATTAGATAAGCAGGCTCAGGAACACGGATTTTCGGTGACCACGCAAACTATCGAAGCGCATGGACTTTGTGCTGATTGTCAGAAAGCCGAGCAATCTGCGGTACAAGAGGCTCAATAA